Sequence from the Populus nigra chromosome 17, ddPopNigr1.1, whole genome shotgun sequence genome:
TAAAATCAATGCTAAAATTAGCCAAACTACTTCACCATAAAGGGTTTCACATAACCTTTGTCAATACTGAGTTCAATCATAGACTCCTGCTTAATTCTAGAGGTCCTGAATCCCTTAATGGCTTGCATGATTTTCGATGTGAAACCATTCCAGATAGCGTCCCTCCTTCTGATACTCTTGCATCTGCTGAAGCTTTTAAGAAAAACCAACTGGCTTCATTTAATGACCTGCTTGCCAAGCTTCATGACACAACATATTCTGGTGTGCCCCCGGTGACTTGTATTGTCTCTGATGGTATGATGCCATTTGCTATCAGTGCTGCTGAAATGCTAGGAATACCTATTGCCTTGTTCTTTACTATATCTGCATGTGTCTTCTTGTGCTCCAAGCAATTTCGTGCATTAAAAGAGAAAGGCCTAGCGCCATTAGATGGTATGAATATGAAATCAACTTTTTATTGTCCTTTGGTTTTTGAAGATTGAAATTACCTCCGAATTTGCATCCAACTGTTCCTTGTGTTTGCAGACGAGAGCTTTCAAACAAATGATTTCACGGACAGAATCATAGACGGGATTCCAGGAATGAAGGATCTACGTTTAAGAGATATTCCAAGGATCTCTCGAAGTACGGATCCAAATGGTTGGTTGTTTAACAACGCCATGGAAGCAGTTGAGAGTGCATCTAAAGCTTCTGCGATTATTTTGCATACTTTTGATGCTTTGGAGCAAGAAGTTTTGAATGCTCTTTTCTCTGTGCATTCTCGTGTCTTTCCAATCGGCCCACTTCAGTTGCTTCTCAATCAAGTGCCTGAAGATGATCTGAAGTCCATTGGATGTAACCTGTGGAAAGAAGAGTCGGAGTGTCTGCAATGGCTTGACTCCAAGGAACCAAAATCAGTAATTTATGTGAACTTTGGCAGTATAGCAGTCATCTCAAAGCAGCAGTTCAATGAATTTGGAATGGGACTTGCTAAAAGTGGTCATCCATTTTTATGGGCAATAAGACCTGATATGGTCATTGGGGACTCGCCTATTTTGCCACCAGAGTTTATGGAAGAGACTAAAGAGAGGGGCTTCATAGCTAGTTGGTGTCCACAAGAAGAAGTCCTCAGCCACCCTTCAATTGGAGGTTTTATAACTCATTGTGGATGGGGTTCCACAATTGAGAGCATTTCCTCTGGGGTGCCTATGCTTTGTTGGCCATTATTTGCTGATCAACATACCAACTGTAGGTATACATGCAATGAGTGGGGAATTGGGATGGAAATTGATAGCAACGTCAAGGGAGAAAATGTGGAGAAGCTTGTGAGAGAGTTGATGGAAGGAGAGGAAGGTAAGAAAATGAAGAGCAGGTCCATGGAATGGAAAAAAGTAGCAGAAGAGGCAACTGCTCCAAATGGTTCCTCATCCATGAATTTGGACAAGCTGATAAACGAGTTGCTCTGTCATGAAAGGTCAAGAAGACTCACTCGAGATTGACTCATACTCTTCAATGTGCTTTTTGTGCTATATGTCAATTGTTAATTGATCTGGTGTTGTTAGTAAGAGCCTCAATATTTTGTATCTTCGATATTTTCTCATTCTCTTTTGAGTCCTGGGATTGTTCGAAGCTgcattattttgttggaaagagtttctaaattctttttcttcttgacTCTtgcatcattttaatataatctaTGTGCTTTCCATTATATGAGATGCGTTTGATCTTGGATGTGGATCCTTTTTCGCAGTCCTTCTTTTATCTTACCAAGATTGTTTCTTGAGACTTATTCTGGCAAAGAGAGCACAAAGATAGAGAAATTCATGAAAAAGGGTTGGATAAACTCTAGCCAGAAAGAGCTGTTTATTCTCAAACAAAGTATAATCTTCTAAAAAATCTCTCaagaaaattatgataataactcaAATATGTTTATAACggatattaaaaagaaaggaaaagaaataacaagaaaaaataaaagctataattcaaaattaaagagaaaaaaatacaaaaacttagAAAATAATCTTTTAGGCCTAATTTTTGTTAAAGAATTGGAAGTAAGAAAGTACTTTCACAAATTCTTGTGTGCTTGGattacaaacataaaaattctTGTTGGGTTTCACAGTGAGAATGCTATCTTCAGTATTGTTTCTTAGGGAGCTAAACTCTTTGGTGATGATCTGTCAGGTTCTTCATTTTTTGATTAGCACTGTTAGTTTCATTTTTAGTCGTTTTCTTCCCTATAGGCCTGAAATCTCTttctatattaaataaataaataaaatccgaTCCCACGATCACCGgagaaattaaacaaatataagctTGACTGCTACCAACAAGGCATACAAGACCATGTCAAGAAGTAAACGTGAGAATATAATCATCAACAACTATAGTAAACTCATCATGTAACTTGATATCTTTTTGGTTGTCTTTGCAAGAGATTTGGCTGGCGATCGGAAACAAAACGTGGGTTCTGTTTGAGTGTTGATAGTGTAATAAGTTCACGAAGTACGAGTCGGGGATTAAAGTGAACTAATTAATGCTAGGAATAAATCTGGTTCTGGAAGTGAGTTTTGAAAGAATTTCAGCTGTGACATCTCAGGCAGGAATAATGTTTCTGCTTTCTGGGCCTGTTGTTATTTTCTCGGACATGACATATAGAATTATGGCTAGCTAAACATGGGCTGAAACTGTTGGATTTGAACTCTGTGGCTTGATTGACAATCTCCTCGTGCCCGCCCGCAGTGCATTAAATGGGAATTCAAGATTAAATCATTAAAGTTCGCCCTCGATCTTCCCTAGATTCAAACATGAGACTTTCATATGGAAAATACAAGTTTTATTTAGAATACCAACTGATATGGACACACTACAATCCATGCTTTATCAGTAAGATATCTTATACTGATCCCAATGGCTAGCAGGGTGTCCCCCCAAATTGTAAAATTGTGGCGCTAGCCATCCCCTTTCCCCAGTACAGTAAAGAAAATGTTTTGTCCTGTTGAGAATAATGAAAGTTGAACAACCATGAAGATTAATGCTTTAATTCAACAATGCCAAATCAATAGACACATAGCACcaacaaccaaattgaaaaccatGGCTCAAGCTTGAGCGATGACTTAATTTCGTGACAGAAGAACTTCGTTTATAAGCTTGTCCAAATTCATGGATGATGTACCATTTGGAGCTGTGGCCTCCACTGCTAATTTTTTCCACTCCATGGCTCGcttcttcattttcttaccTTTCTCTCCCTCCATCAGCTCCCTTACAAGCGTCTTCACATTTTCTCTGTTGATATCATTATCAATCTCCATTCCAATTCCCCACTCATTGCATGTGTACCTACAATTTGTTAGTTGATCCCCGAAGAATGGGCAACAAAGCATAGGCACCCCCGAAGAAATGCTCTCAATTGTGGAACCCCATCCACAATGTGTTATGAAGCCTCCAATTGATGGGTGGTTAAGGACTTCTTCTTGTGGACACCAGTTAGCAATAAAGCCCCTCTCTTTAGTTTCTTCCATAAACTCTGCTGGAAAAATAGCTGACTGCCCAATGACCATGTCAGGCCTTATAATCCATACAAAAGAGTGGTTGCTTTCAGAAAGTCCCATTCCAAATTCAATAAGCTGTTCCTTATTCATGACTACTACACTGCCAAAATTCACATAAACCACCGAGTTGGATTTCTTGGAGTCAAGCCACTGGAGACATTCAGGCTCTTCTTTCCACAGGTTACATCCAATGGAGTTTAGGTCATCTTCAGGTACTTGATTGAGAAGCAATTGAAGTGGGCCGATAGGATAAACACGAGGAAACATTGAGTAGAGAGCATTCAGAACTTCTTGCTCCAAAGCATCAAAACTATGTACAATAATAGCAGATGCTTTACAAGCTTTCTCAGTTGATTCCATATTGTGGTTAAACACACAATCATTGGGATCCCTCCAATGAGCATATCTCGGAAGATCTCTTACACGTATACCTTTCATTCCAGGAATCCAGTCTATAACTCTGTTTAAGAAGCCATTTGTTAGAAAGCTCTCGTCTGCAAAACACACAAAGTACAACACAAAATTTGTTAAAGGAAATCAAGCACAGCATAGGAAATCAATCACAGAATAGGATACGAAGTTTAGTCAAATACTGTAATTGAATCTTTAATTATTTGCTTCCTTATTCATAGATAATTAGGCTTGATCACAGGCAATAATATAGGATCTTGATGTTAAACCATCAATATAAATTGTAAACTCTGCTTACtctgaaataaaataagaagatatcATTCTCTTCATGGTATCACAGCAATTAATCTAGGTgtcaaaataaaacacaaacccTTTAGCCGACTTCCATGGGAGACGAAAACCAAGGAAGCACGTCTTCAAGCGTAAGATGGGATCATCCCAATCACCAGCTTTACCTTCACCATTCTCAGATCAACCTCGCGCTGTCCTTGTGCCACAACCCTTGGTTGAAGACAACTATAGCACATGGAGCCAATCCATGACTATGGTGCTTAcagtcaaaaacaaaattggatTCATAGATGGCTCAATGAAGAAGCCTGATGAGAAGAAACCAGATGAGCATCAACAATGGAATTGGTGTAATAGTTTGGTTAAAACTTGGCTACTGGGATCTATGTCCAAAGATATTGCTACCAGCATCATCAACTGCAAGGATGCCAGACAAATATGGCTTGATTTACAAGAACGATTCTCACATGTGAATGtgattcaattatttaatatcGAGAATGAAATTCACAATTGTGTGCAGGGCAACATGTTTGTGGGATCCTACTTCATAAAGCTGAAAGGTTTATGGGATGAGCGTGATGCACTCTGCACCTTTCCGACATGCACTTGTGGATCAATCAAGGAAGTGGCTACATATCTGAACACACAGAAAACCATGAAATTCCTCATGGGTCTCAATGATTCGTATGTGGGTGTTCGTAGCAACACTCTGTTGCAGGATCCATTACCCACAGAAAACAAGGCATATTCGTTGGTTCTTCGTCATGAGAAGCAATCAGAGGTGACAGCCAGGAAAAAGCCATGCTCAACCACAGGTTGTTGTCTTTGCCGTAAAGAATTCAAGCCATAAGACTAAAACTAAAGAGAGATGCTCCAGATGTAACAGAACAAATCACACCACCAAGGATTGTCGCGCACATCTCAGATGTACTTTTCTGCCGCTGAAAGGGACATACAGCTGAATATTGTCGCAAGAAGAAAGCAGTGACTGAAGTTAAGTTTAATGTGGCAATTTCCAATGGAAATCAAATTGCATCACACATGAATGAAAGGAAAAAGATGAATTTTCCTTTCATAGCTGAAAAGTGCAAACAAATACTCAGtatgttaaaaactaaaatatcctCTGCCAATCATGTTAGTAACTGTCCAACTCATGATGACCTCTCAGGTAAAGCTTTTTCACTCTTTTCTAATGGCAACAGAAGCACTTGGATTTTGGATAATGGGTGCACAGATCATATGATTTAGGATCAAAATCTTCTCACATACTCAAGACCGGTTAATGGCTGCACTGTTGAATTACCGAATGGATCAATAGCACAAGTAACTCACATAGGCAGAGTTCATCTATCTCCTGATTTGATccttgacaatgttttgtgtgtCCTATATTTCCAAtcgaatttaattttcattagcAAACTAACATTTGATTCTTCTTGCATAACCATTTTTCTAAGCCAATTTTGTGTGATTCAGGACTTACATTTGGGAAGATGATTGGGACGGGAATTGAACGGGAGGGTCTCTACTTTCTCAACCAAGCCAAGAAATGAACATGTAACCATGCCAAAACTTCCAACCTGGTCCTTTGGCATCAACGTCTTGGGCATCCCTCAACCAAAGTCTCTCCATTATTTCCTAAAGTTAATTCTTGTTCTAATGACAAGTGCTTGATTTATCCATTAGCAAAACAAATAAGACTTCCATTTTCTTCAAGCTCCATTACTACTATATCTCCGTTTGATTTAATTCATGTTGACATTTGGGGTGGTTATAAAGTTCCTTCTATTTTAGgtgccaaatatttttttattatcgttgATGATCACACTAAATGCACATGGATTTATCTTATGAAACACAAATCCGATACTAGGGATCTTCTAGTCAACTTCATCAACATGGctgaaaatcaatttgatttcaAAGTCAAAATGATTCATAGTGATAATGGTCTTAAATTCAAACTTAAAAGCTTTTACGCTCACAAAAGTATCATTCATCAAACTAGTTGCATTAATACTCCATAACAAAATAGCGTTGCCAAACACAAATATAGGCATTTGTTAAATATGGCACGTGCCTTACTTCTTCAAGCCGGTCTTTCTAATCAATTTTAGGGTGACGTTATTCTTGCTTCCgtttatctcataaatcaaACACCAACCCCTGTT
This genomic interval carries:
- the LOC133676602 gene encoding 7-deoxyloganetin glucosyltransferase-like — its product is MADKPHAVFIPFHLQSHIKSMLKLAKLLHHKGFHITFVNTEFNHRLLLNSRGPESLNGLHDFRCETIPDSVPPSDTLASAEAFKKNQLASFNDLLAKLHDTTYSGVPPVTCIVSDGMMPFAISAAEMLGIPIALFFTISACVFLCSKQFRALKEKGLAPLDDESFQTNDFTDRIIDGIPGMKDLRLRDIPRISRSTDPNGWLFNNAMEAVESASKASAIILHTFDALEQEVLNALFSVHSRVFPIGPLQLLLNQVPEDDLKSIGCNLWKEESECLQWLDSKEPKSVIYVNFGSIAVISKQQFNEFGMGLAKSGHPFLWAIRPDMVIGDSPILPPEFMEETKERGFIASWCPQEEVLSHPSIGGFITHCGWGSTIESISSGVPMLCWPLFADQHTNCRYTCNEWGIGMEIDSNVKGENVEKLVRELMEGEEGKKMKSRSMEWKKVAEEATAPNGSSSMNLDKLINELLCHERSRRLTRD
- the LOC133676421 gene encoding 7-deoxyloganetin glucosyltransferase-like, with amino-acid sequence MESTEKACKASAIIVHSFDALEQEVLNALYSMFPRVYPIGPLQLLLNQVPEDDLNSIGCNLWKEEPECLQWLDSKKSNSVVYVNFGSVVVMNKEQLIEFGMGLSESNHSFVWIIRPDMVIGQSAIFPAEFMEETKERGFIANWCPQEEVLNHPSIGGFITHCGWGSTIESISSGVPMLCCPFFGDQLTNCRYTCNEWGIGMEIDNDINRENVKTLVRELMEGEKGKKMKKRAMEWKKLAVEATAPNGTSSMNLDKLINEVLLSRN